In the genome of Globicephala melas chromosome 3, mGloMel1.2, whole genome shotgun sequence, one region contains:
- the POLRMT gene encoding DNA-directed RNA polymerase, mitochondrial isoform X1, which translates to MSAVRWGRGAAGFGRALWPAGTPGLLAEEGALGGVWGCKRSSTASPCEQDRRKDWGHAELLEVLKARVRQLQAEGMAEVTVKRVAKRVAVARAPEAGGAQPPRQAPAGAKGAGAKGAAATLSSRWAQKLDSDQQLMEKRKQRLEGKLQKHVEKGAWQKQLRLEPRLLSRKLASQLQHWEQGAPRSPWEEQLAQLLQEAPHRLSSEAAAAPADRGPESRLEGQQQRLLSFFECCLLTGHLPLAHHVLVTHHSKSQQQRLLTLSMYNMVMLGWARQGSFKELTYVFFMLKDAGLAPDLQSYAAALQCMGRLDQDAGTIRRCLKQMAQDGLQLQGLFTAVPLSAEERAELLRAVRKAKPAFTPPRPPVPPPQVNTSPLLREIYAKQDPAVSYPRLHLSLKELQGLFQQQLRVEMATTITVESVEKVPLLTKEVLHARKTLAGLRTRWRTALYRELQETKESEAHAAREGRLSLFPYLCLLSEKEVVRMLLQTLQALPAQGESLLFLAHELGLRVFKRKQLRNEVQELEQRYSKYLHLLASDTQVAEPCLPRQHWEALGVPEAPHEQPWPMSVVVQLGKQLAEVLVRAAQMPSSLAAPRSPGTLIPVLYHVYSFRSFRQIGILKPHPAFTQLLETAAERTLTFESTDVPMLCPPLPWTSPHSGAFLLSPTKMMRSVEGSQQHQLLLERCPPAELHGALDALTQLGNCAWRVNGRVLDLVLQLFADKGCPRLGVPAPPSEAPRPPEGRRAPSRCLLPEVSPAEKAEMRRELARRLKVAREMQSLRADALYRLSLARHLRHRVFWLPHNMDFRGRTYPCSPHFNHLGSDLARALLEFAQGRPLGPHGLNWLKIHLVNLTGLKKRESLQARRDYADELMEDILDSADRPMTGRKWWMEADEPWQALACCMEIARAVRAPDPAAYVSHFPVHQDGSCNGLQHYAALGRDSVGAASVNLLPSDLPQDVYSEVAAQVEVFRRQDAEQGVQVAQVLEGFISRKVVKQTVMTVVYGVTRYGGRLQIEKRLREIHDFPQDFVWEASHYLVRQVFNSLQEMFSGTRSIQRWLTESARLISHTGSAVEWVTPLGIPIIQPYHRDSKVMIKGGLQSLTFSSSVDTSQKPNTLKQKNGFPPNFIHSLDSSHMMLTALHCYRKGLTFVSVHDCFWTHAADVAVMNQVCREQFVRLHSQPILHNLSRFLIERFCSDPRTSKSIWVSRLMDTLLSVPKTGTFNLEQVKHSTYFFS; encoded by the exons ATGTCAGCTGTACGCTGGGGCCGCGGCGCGGCGGGGTTCGGGAGGGCCCTGTGGCCGGCGGGAACCCCCGGCCTCCTGGCCGAGGAAG GGGCTCTTGGTGGCGTCTGGGGCTGTAAGAGGAGCTCGACTGCCAGCCCTTGTGAGCAGGACCGCCGGAAGGACTGGGGCCATGCCGAGCTGCTGGAGG TGCTCAAGGCGCGGGTGCGGCAGCTGCAGGCCGAGGGCATGGCAGAGGTGACGGTGAAGAGGGTGGCCAAGAGGGTGGCCGTGGCTCGAGCCCCGGAGGCTGGCGGCGCCCAGCCACCCAGGCAGGCCCCGGCCGGGGCCAAGGGGGCCGGGGCCAAGGGCGCCGCCGCCACACTCAGCAGCCGCTGGGCGCAGAAACTGGACAGCGATCAGCAGCTGATGGAGAAGCGCAAGCAGCGGCTGGAGGGGAAGCTGCAGAAGCATGTGGAGAAGGGGGCCTGGCAAAAGCAGCTGCGCCTGGAGCCCCGACTGCTGAGCAGGAAGCTGGCGAGCCAGCTGCAGCACTGGGAGCAGGGGGCGCCCCGGAGCCCGTGGGAGGAGCAGCTGGCACAGCTGCTGCAGGAGGCCCCACACAGGCTGAGCAGcgaggcggcggcggctccgGCGGACAGAGGCCCCGAGTCGCGGCTGGAGGGCCAGCAGCAGAGGCTCCTGTCCTTCTTTGAGTGCTGCCTGCTCACGGGCCACCTGCCCCTGGCCCACCACGTGCTGGTCACCCACCACAGCAAGTCCCAGCAGCAGCGGCTGCTCACGCTCTCCATGTACAACATGGTCATGCTTGGCTGGGCTCGCCAG GGCTCCTTCAAAGAGCTGACGTACGTGTTCTTCATGCTGAAAGACGCCGGCCTCGCCCCGGACCTGCAGTCCTACGCGGCTGCCCTGCAGTGCATGGGGCGCCTGGACCAGGATGCTGGTACCATCCGAAG GTGCCTGAAGCAGATGGCGCAGGACGGGctacagctgcaggggctcttcaCCGCTGTGCCGCTGAGCGCCGAGGAGCGGGCTGAGCTCCTGCGGGCCGTGCGCAAGGCCAAGCCCGCCTTCACCCCCCCGCGGCCGCCCGTGCCCCCGCCCCAGGTCAACACCTCGCCGCTGCTCCGGGAGATATACGCCAAG CAGGATCCCGCTGTGTCCTACCCGAGGCTGCACTTGTCCCTGAAGGAGCTGCAGGGCCTCTTCCAACAGCAGCTTCGCGTGGAGATGGCCACCACCATCACCGTGGAGTCCGTGGAGAAGGTTCCACTGCTGACCAAGGAGGTCCTGCATGCG cggAAGACCCTGGCAGGCCTGCGCACCCGATGGAGGACGGCGCTGTACCGGGAGCTGCAAGAGACCAAGGAGAGCGAGGCCCACGCTGCTCGAGAAGGCCGCCTCTCACTCTTCCCGTACCTGTGCCTGCTCAGTGAGAAGGAGGTTGTGAGGATGCTGCTGCAG ACCCTCCAGGCACTGCCCGCGCAGGGAGAGTCACTTCTCTTCTTGGCACACGAGCTGGGTCTGCGTGTCTTCAAGAGGAAGCAGCTCAGAAACGAGGTGCAGGAACTGGAGCAGCGCTACTCCAAGTACCTGCACCTGCTGGCCTCCGACACCCAG GTGGCGGAACCGTGCCTGCCACGGCAGCATTGGGAGGCACTGGGGGTGCCTGAGGCCCCCCACGAGCAGCCCTGGCCCATGTCAGTGGTGGTGCAGCTGGGCAAGCAGCTGGCGGAGGTGCTGGTGCGGGCCGCGCAGATGCCCAGCAGCCTGGCAGCGCCCCGGAGCCCCGGCACGCTCATCCCTGTGCTCTACCATGTGTACTCCTTCCGCAGCTTCCGCCAG atCGGCATCCTGAAGCCTCACCCCGCCTTCACGCAGCTGCTGGAGACGGCGGCAGAGCGCACACTGACCTTTGAGTCGACGGACGTGCCCATGCTGTGCCCACCGCTGCCCTGGACGTCGCCCCACTCGGGCGCCTTTCTGCTGAGCCCCACCAAGATGATGCGCTCAGTGGAGGGCAGCCAGCAGCACCAGCTCCTGCTGGAGCGCTGCCCGCCTGCCGAGCTGCACGGTGCCCTGGATGCCCTCACCCAGCTGGGCAACTGTGCCTGGCGGGTCAACGGGCGCGTGCTGGACCTGGTGCTGCAGCTCTTCGCTGACAAGGGCTGCCCTCGCCTGGGTGTGCCCGCCCCGCCCTCCGAGGCCCCCCGGCCACCCGAGGGCCGTCGGGCTCCCAGCCGCTGCTTGCTGCCCGAGGTCTCGCCTGCTGAAAAGGCTGAGATGCGGCGGGAGCTGGCCCGGCGCCTCAAGGTGGCACGGGAGATGCAGAGCCTGCGCGCCGATGCGCTGTACCGCCTGTCGCTGGCCCGGCACCTGCGGCACCGTGTCTTCTGGCTGCCGCACAACATGGACTTCCGCGGCCGGACCTATCCCTGCTCACCGCATTTCAACCACCTGGGCAGCGACCTGGCCCGCGCACTGCTGGAGTTCGCCCAGGGCCGCCCGCTCGGCCCGCACGGCCTCAACTGGCTCAAGATCCATCTGGTCAACCTCACGGGGCTCAAGAAGCGCGAGTCGCTGCAGGCACGCCGGGACTATGCGGACGAGCTGATGGAGGACATCCTGGACTCGGCGGACCGGCCCATGACG GGCCGCAAGTGGTGGATGGAGGCGGATGAGCCCTGGCAAGCCCTGGCCTGCTGCATGGAGATCGCCCGGGCGGTGCGCGCCCCCGACCCCGCCGCCTACGTCTCCCACTTCCCAGTTCACCAG GACGGCTCCTGTAACGGCCTGCAGCACTACGCCGCCCTGGGCCGGGACAGCGTGGGGGCCGCCTCCGTCAACCTGTTGCCCTCGGACCTGCCGCAGGACGTGTACAGTGAGGTGGCTGCACAG GTGGAGGTGTTCCGCAGGCAGGACGCCGAACAGGGTGTGCAGGTGGCCCAGGTACTGGAGGGTTTCATCAGCCGCAAGGTGGTCAAGCAGACGGTGATGACTGTAGTGTACGGGGTCACCCGCTACGGGGGCCGCCTGCAGATCGAGAAGCGCCTCCGGGAGATCCACGACTTCCCCCAG gACTTCGTGTGGGAGGCTTCTCACTACCTCGTGCGCCAGGTGTTCAACAGCCTGCAGGAGATGTTCTCGGGCACCCGGTCCATCCAG CGCTGGCTGACCGAGAGCGCCCGGCTCATCTCCCACACGGGCTCGGCCGTGGAGTGGGTCACGCCCCTGGGCATCCCCATCATCCAGCCCTACCACCGTGACTCCAAGGTCATG ATCAAAGGCGGGCTCCAGAGCCTCACCTTCAGCAGCAGCGTGGACACCAGCCA GAAGCCCAACAcgctgaagcagaagaacggctTCCCGCCCAACTTCATCCACTCACTGGACTCCTCGCACATGATGCTCACGGCCCTGCACTGCTACAG GAAGGGCCTGACCTTCGTCTCGGTGCACGACTGCTTCTGGACCCACGCCGCTGACGTTGCGGTCATGAACCAG GTCTGTCGCGAGCAGTTCGTCCGTCTGCACAGCCAGCCCATTCTCCACAACCTGTCCAGGTTCCTGATTGAGCGGTTCTGCTCCGACCCCAG GACCTCCAAGAGCATCTGGGTCTCCAGGCTGATGGACACGCTGCTGTCTGTGCCCAAGACAG GGACATTCAACCTGGAGCAGGTGAAGCACTCCACGTACTTCTTCAGCTGA
- the POLRMT gene encoding DNA-directed RNA polymerase, mitochondrial isoform X2: MSAVRWGRGAAGFGRALWPAGTPGLLAEEGALGGVWGCKRSSTASPCEQDRRKDWGHAELLEVLKARVRQLQAEGMAEVTVKRVAKRVAVARAPEAGGAQPPRQAPAGAKGAGAKGAAATLSSRWAQKLDSDQQLMEKRKQRLEGKLQKHVEKGAWQKQLRLEPRLLSRKLASQLQHWEQGAPRSPWEEQLAQLLQEAPHRLSSEAAAAPADRGPESRLEGQQQRLLSFFECCLLTGHLPLAHHVLVTHHSKSQQQRLLTLSMYNMVMLGWARQGSFKELTYVFFMLKDAGLAPDLQSYAAALQCMGRLDQDAGTIRRCLKQMAQDGLQLQGLFTAVPLSAEERAELLRAVRKAKPAFTPPRPPVPPPQVNTSPLLREIYAKDPAVSYPRLHLSLKELQGLFQQQLRVEMATTITVESVEKVPLLTKEVLHARKTLAGLRTRWRTALYRELQETKESEAHAAREGRLSLFPYLCLLSEKEVVRMLLQTLQALPAQGESLLFLAHELGLRVFKRKQLRNEVQELEQRYSKYLHLLASDTQVAEPCLPRQHWEALGVPEAPHEQPWPMSVVVQLGKQLAEVLVRAAQMPSSLAAPRSPGTLIPVLYHVYSFRSFRQIGILKPHPAFTQLLETAAERTLTFESTDVPMLCPPLPWTSPHSGAFLLSPTKMMRSVEGSQQHQLLLERCPPAELHGALDALTQLGNCAWRVNGRVLDLVLQLFADKGCPRLGVPAPPSEAPRPPEGRRAPSRCLLPEVSPAEKAEMRRELARRLKVAREMQSLRADALYRLSLARHLRHRVFWLPHNMDFRGRTYPCSPHFNHLGSDLARALLEFAQGRPLGPHGLNWLKIHLVNLTGLKKRESLQARRDYADELMEDILDSADRPMTGRKWWMEADEPWQALACCMEIARAVRAPDPAAYVSHFPVHQDGSCNGLQHYAALGRDSVGAASVNLLPSDLPQDVYSEVAAQVEVFRRQDAEQGVQVAQVLEGFISRKVVKQTVMTVVYGVTRYGGRLQIEKRLREIHDFPQDFVWEASHYLVRQVFNSLQEMFSGTRSIQRWLTESARLISHTGSAVEWVTPLGIPIIQPYHRDSKVMIKGGLQSLTFSSSVDTSQKPNTLKQKNGFPPNFIHSLDSSHMMLTALHCYRKGLTFVSVHDCFWTHAADVAVMNQVCREQFVRLHSQPILHNLSRFLIERFCSDPRTSKSIWVSRLMDTLLSVPKTGTFNLEQVKHSTYFFS, translated from the exons ATGTCAGCTGTACGCTGGGGCCGCGGCGCGGCGGGGTTCGGGAGGGCCCTGTGGCCGGCGGGAACCCCCGGCCTCCTGGCCGAGGAAG GGGCTCTTGGTGGCGTCTGGGGCTGTAAGAGGAGCTCGACTGCCAGCCCTTGTGAGCAGGACCGCCGGAAGGACTGGGGCCATGCCGAGCTGCTGGAGG TGCTCAAGGCGCGGGTGCGGCAGCTGCAGGCCGAGGGCATGGCAGAGGTGACGGTGAAGAGGGTGGCCAAGAGGGTGGCCGTGGCTCGAGCCCCGGAGGCTGGCGGCGCCCAGCCACCCAGGCAGGCCCCGGCCGGGGCCAAGGGGGCCGGGGCCAAGGGCGCCGCCGCCACACTCAGCAGCCGCTGGGCGCAGAAACTGGACAGCGATCAGCAGCTGATGGAGAAGCGCAAGCAGCGGCTGGAGGGGAAGCTGCAGAAGCATGTGGAGAAGGGGGCCTGGCAAAAGCAGCTGCGCCTGGAGCCCCGACTGCTGAGCAGGAAGCTGGCGAGCCAGCTGCAGCACTGGGAGCAGGGGGCGCCCCGGAGCCCGTGGGAGGAGCAGCTGGCACAGCTGCTGCAGGAGGCCCCACACAGGCTGAGCAGcgaggcggcggcggctccgGCGGACAGAGGCCCCGAGTCGCGGCTGGAGGGCCAGCAGCAGAGGCTCCTGTCCTTCTTTGAGTGCTGCCTGCTCACGGGCCACCTGCCCCTGGCCCACCACGTGCTGGTCACCCACCACAGCAAGTCCCAGCAGCAGCGGCTGCTCACGCTCTCCATGTACAACATGGTCATGCTTGGCTGGGCTCGCCAG GGCTCCTTCAAAGAGCTGACGTACGTGTTCTTCATGCTGAAAGACGCCGGCCTCGCCCCGGACCTGCAGTCCTACGCGGCTGCCCTGCAGTGCATGGGGCGCCTGGACCAGGATGCTGGTACCATCCGAAG GTGCCTGAAGCAGATGGCGCAGGACGGGctacagctgcaggggctcttcaCCGCTGTGCCGCTGAGCGCCGAGGAGCGGGCTGAGCTCCTGCGGGCCGTGCGCAAGGCCAAGCCCGCCTTCACCCCCCCGCGGCCGCCCGTGCCCCCGCCCCAGGTCAACACCTCGCCGCTGCTCCGGGAGATATACGCCAAG GATCCCGCTGTGTCCTACCCGAGGCTGCACTTGTCCCTGAAGGAGCTGCAGGGCCTCTTCCAACAGCAGCTTCGCGTGGAGATGGCCACCACCATCACCGTGGAGTCCGTGGAGAAGGTTCCACTGCTGACCAAGGAGGTCCTGCATGCG cggAAGACCCTGGCAGGCCTGCGCACCCGATGGAGGACGGCGCTGTACCGGGAGCTGCAAGAGACCAAGGAGAGCGAGGCCCACGCTGCTCGAGAAGGCCGCCTCTCACTCTTCCCGTACCTGTGCCTGCTCAGTGAGAAGGAGGTTGTGAGGATGCTGCTGCAG ACCCTCCAGGCACTGCCCGCGCAGGGAGAGTCACTTCTCTTCTTGGCACACGAGCTGGGTCTGCGTGTCTTCAAGAGGAAGCAGCTCAGAAACGAGGTGCAGGAACTGGAGCAGCGCTACTCCAAGTACCTGCACCTGCTGGCCTCCGACACCCAG GTGGCGGAACCGTGCCTGCCACGGCAGCATTGGGAGGCACTGGGGGTGCCTGAGGCCCCCCACGAGCAGCCCTGGCCCATGTCAGTGGTGGTGCAGCTGGGCAAGCAGCTGGCGGAGGTGCTGGTGCGGGCCGCGCAGATGCCCAGCAGCCTGGCAGCGCCCCGGAGCCCCGGCACGCTCATCCCTGTGCTCTACCATGTGTACTCCTTCCGCAGCTTCCGCCAG atCGGCATCCTGAAGCCTCACCCCGCCTTCACGCAGCTGCTGGAGACGGCGGCAGAGCGCACACTGACCTTTGAGTCGACGGACGTGCCCATGCTGTGCCCACCGCTGCCCTGGACGTCGCCCCACTCGGGCGCCTTTCTGCTGAGCCCCACCAAGATGATGCGCTCAGTGGAGGGCAGCCAGCAGCACCAGCTCCTGCTGGAGCGCTGCCCGCCTGCCGAGCTGCACGGTGCCCTGGATGCCCTCACCCAGCTGGGCAACTGTGCCTGGCGGGTCAACGGGCGCGTGCTGGACCTGGTGCTGCAGCTCTTCGCTGACAAGGGCTGCCCTCGCCTGGGTGTGCCCGCCCCGCCCTCCGAGGCCCCCCGGCCACCCGAGGGCCGTCGGGCTCCCAGCCGCTGCTTGCTGCCCGAGGTCTCGCCTGCTGAAAAGGCTGAGATGCGGCGGGAGCTGGCCCGGCGCCTCAAGGTGGCACGGGAGATGCAGAGCCTGCGCGCCGATGCGCTGTACCGCCTGTCGCTGGCCCGGCACCTGCGGCACCGTGTCTTCTGGCTGCCGCACAACATGGACTTCCGCGGCCGGACCTATCCCTGCTCACCGCATTTCAACCACCTGGGCAGCGACCTGGCCCGCGCACTGCTGGAGTTCGCCCAGGGCCGCCCGCTCGGCCCGCACGGCCTCAACTGGCTCAAGATCCATCTGGTCAACCTCACGGGGCTCAAGAAGCGCGAGTCGCTGCAGGCACGCCGGGACTATGCGGACGAGCTGATGGAGGACATCCTGGACTCGGCGGACCGGCCCATGACG GGCCGCAAGTGGTGGATGGAGGCGGATGAGCCCTGGCAAGCCCTGGCCTGCTGCATGGAGATCGCCCGGGCGGTGCGCGCCCCCGACCCCGCCGCCTACGTCTCCCACTTCCCAGTTCACCAG GACGGCTCCTGTAACGGCCTGCAGCACTACGCCGCCCTGGGCCGGGACAGCGTGGGGGCCGCCTCCGTCAACCTGTTGCCCTCGGACCTGCCGCAGGACGTGTACAGTGAGGTGGCTGCACAG GTGGAGGTGTTCCGCAGGCAGGACGCCGAACAGGGTGTGCAGGTGGCCCAGGTACTGGAGGGTTTCATCAGCCGCAAGGTGGTCAAGCAGACGGTGATGACTGTAGTGTACGGGGTCACCCGCTACGGGGGCCGCCTGCAGATCGAGAAGCGCCTCCGGGAGATCCACGACTTCCCCCAG gACTTCGTGTGGGAGGCTTCTCACTACCTCGTGCGCCAGGTGTTCAACAGCCTGCAGGAGATGTTCTCGGGCACCCGGTCCATCCAG CGCTGGCTGACCGAGAGCGCCCGGCTCATCTCCCACACGGGCTCGGCCGTGGAGTGGGTCACGCCCCTGGGCATCCCCATCATCCAGCCCTACCACCGTGACTCCAAGGTCATG ATCAAAGGCGGGCTCCAGAGCCTCACCTTCAGCAGCAGCGTGGACACCAGCCA GAAGCCCAACAcgctgaagcagaagaacggctTCCCGCCCAACTTCATCCACTCACTGGACTCCTCGCACATGATGCTCACGGCCCTGCACTGCTACAG GAAGGGCCTGACCTTCGTCTCGGTGCACGACTGCTTCTGGACCCACGCCGCTGACGTTGCGGTCATGAACCAG GTCTGTCGCGAGCAGTTCGTCCGTCTGCACAGCCAGCCCATTCTCCACAACCTGTCCAGGTTCCTGATTGAGCGGTTCTGCTCCGACCCCAG GACCTCCAAGAGCATCTGGGTCTCCAGGCTGATGGACACGCTGCTGTCTGTGCCCAAGACAG GGACATTCAACCTGGAGCAGGTGAAGCACTCCACGTACTTCTTCAGCTGA
- the POLRMT gene encoding DNA-directed RNA polymerase, mitochondrial isoform X4 codes for MSAVRWGRGAAGFGRALWPAGTPGLLAEEGALGGVWGCKRSSTASPCEQDRRKDWGHAELLEVLKARVRQLQAEGMAEVTVKRVAKRVAVARAPEAGGAQPPRQAPAGAKGAGAKGAAATLSSRWAQKLDSDQQLMEKRKQRLEGKLQKHVEKGAWQKQLRLEPRLLSRKLASQLQHWEQGAPRSPWEEQLAQLLQEAPHRLSSEAAAAPADRGPESRLEGQQQRLLSFFECCLLTGHLPLAHHVLVTHHSKSQQQRLLTLSMYNMVMLGWARQGSFKELTYVFFMLKDAGLAPDLQSYAAALQCMGRLDQDAGTIRRCLKQMAQDGLQLQGLFTAVPLSAEERAELLRAVRKAKPAFTPPRPPVPPPQVNTSPLLREIYAKQDPAVSYPRLHLSLKELQGLFQQQLRVEMATTITVESVEKVPLLTKEVLHARKTLAGLRTRWRTALYRELQETKESEAHAAREGRLSLFPYLCLLSEKEVVRMLLQTLQALPAQGESLLFLAHELGLRVFKRKQLRNEVQELEQRYSKYLHLLASDTQVAEPCLPRQHWEALGVPEAPHEQPWPMSVVVQLGKQLAEVLVRAAQMPSSLAAPRSPGTLIPVLYHVYSFRSFRQIGILKPHPAFTQLLETAAERTLTFESTDVPMLCPPLPWTSPHSGAFLLSPTKMMRSVEGSQQHQLLLERCPPAELHGALDALTQLGNCAWRVNGRVLDLVLQLFADKGCPRLGVPAPPSEAPRPPEGRRAPSRCLLPEVSPAEKAEMRRELARRLKVAREMQSLRADALYRLSLARHLRHRVFWLPHNMDFRGRTYPCSPHFNHLGSDLARALLEFAQGRPLGPHGLNWLKIHLVNLTGLKKRESLQARRDYADELMEDILDSADRPMTPAASCRAASGGWRRMSPGKPWPAAWRSPGRCAPPTPPPTSPTSQFTRTAPVTACSTTPPWAGTAWGPPPSTCCPRTCRRTCTVRWLHRWRCSAGRTPNRVCRWPRYWRVSSAARWSSRR; via the exons ATGTCAGCTGTACGCTGGGGCCGCGGCGCGGCGGGGTTCGGGAGGGCCCTGTGGCCGGCGGGAACCCCCGGCCTCCTGGCCGAGGAAG GGGCTCTTGGTGGCGTCTGGGGCTGTAAGAGGAGCTCGACTGCCAGCCCTTGTGAGCAGGACCGCCGGAAGGACTGGGGCCATGCCGAGCTGCTGGAGG TGCTCAAGGCGCGGGTGCGGCAGCTGCAGGCCGAGGGCATGGCAGAGGTGACGGTGAAGAGGGTGGCCAAGAGGGTGGCCGTGGCTCGAGCCCCGGAGGCTGGCGGCGCCCAGCCACCCAGGCAGGCCCCGGCCGGGGCCAAGGGGGCCGGGGCCAAGGGCGCCGCCGCCACACTCAGCAGCCGCTGGGCGCAGAAACTGGACAGCGATCAGCAGCTGATGGAGAAGCGCAAGCAGCGGCTGGAGGGGAAGCTGCAGAAGCATGTGGAGAAGGGGGCCTGGCAAAAGCAGCTGCGCCTGGAGCCCCGACTGCTGAGCAGGAAGCTGGCGAGCCAGCTGCAGCACTGGGAGCAGGGGGCGCCCCGGAGCCCGTGGGAGGAGCAGCTGGCACAGCTGCTGCAGGAGGCCCCACACAGGCTGAGCAGcgaggcggcggcggctccgGCGGACAGAGGCCCCGAGTCGCGGCTGGAGGGCCAGCAGCAGAGGCTCCTGTCCTTCTTTGAGTGCTGCCTGCTCACGGGCCACCTGCCCCTGGCCCACCACGTGCTGGTCACCCACCACAGCAAGTCCCAGCAGCAGCGGCTGCTCACGCTCTCCATGTACAACATGGTCATGCTTGGCTGGGCTCGCCAG GGCTCCTTCAAAGAGCTGACGTACGTGTTCTTCATGCTGAAAGACGCCGGCCTCGCCCCGGACCTGCAGTCCTACGCGGCTGCCCTGCAGTGCATGGGGCGCCTGGACCAGGATGCTGGTACCATCCGAAG GTGCCTGAAGCAGATGGCGCAGGACGGGctacagctgcaggggctcttcaCCGCTGTGCCGCTGAGCGCCGAGGAGCGGGCTGAGCTCCTGCGGGCCGTGCGCAAGGCCAAGCCCGCCTTCACCCCCCCGCGGCCGCCCGTGCCCCCGCCCCAGGTCAACACCTCGCCGCTGCTCCGGGAGATATACGCCAAG CAGGATCCCGCTGTGTCCTACCCGAGGCTGCACTTGTCCCTGAAGGAGCTGCAGGGCCTCTTCCAACAGCAGCTTCGCGTGGAGATGGCCACCACCATCACCGTGGAGTCCGTGGAGAAGGTTCCACTGCTGACCAAGGAGGTCCTGCATGCG cggAAGACCCTGGCAGGCCTGCGCACCCGATGGAGGACGGCGCTGTACCGGGAGCTGCAAGAGACCAAGGAGAGCGAGGCCCACGCTGCTCGAGAAGGCCGCCTCTCACTCTTCCCGTACCTGTGCCTGCTCAGTGAGAAGGAGGTTGTGAGGATGCTGCTGCAG ACCCTCCAGGCACTGCCCGCGCAGGGAGAGTCACTTCTCTTCTTGGCACACGAGCTGGGTCTGCGTGTCTTCAAGAGGAAGCAGCTCAGAAACGAGGTGCAGGAACTGGAGCAGCGCTACTCCAAGTACCTGCACCTGCTGGCCTCCGACACCCAG GTGGCGGAACCGTGCCTGCCACGGCAGCATTGGGAGGCACTGGGGGTGCCTGAGGCCCCCCACGAGCAGCCCTGGCCCATGTCAGTGGTGGTGCAGCTGGGCAAGCAGCTGGCGGAGGTGCTGGTGCGGGCCGCGCAGATGCCCAGCAGCCTGGCAGCGCCCCGGAGCCCCGGCACGCTCATCCCTGTGCTCTACCATGTGTACTCCTTCCGCAGCTTCCGCCAG atCGGCATCCTGAAGCCTCACCCCGCCTTCACGCAGCTGCTGGAGACGGCGGCAGAGCGCACACTGACCTTTGAGTCGACGGACGTGCCCATGCTGTGCCCACCGCTGCCCTGGACGTCGCCCCACTCGGGCGCCTTTCTGCTGAGCCCCACCAAGATGATGCGCTCAGTGGAGGGCAGCCAGCAGCACCAGCTCCTGCTGGAGCGCTGCCCGCCTGCCGAGCTGCACGGTGCCCTGGATGCCCTCACCCAGCTGGGCAACTGTGCCTGGCGGGTCAACGGGCGCGTGCTGGACCTGGTGCTGCAGCTCTTCGCTGACAAGGGCTGCCCTCGCCTGGGTGTGCCCGCCCCGCCCTCCGAGGCCCCCCGGCCACCCGAGGGCCGTCGGGCTCCCAGCCGCTGCTTGCTGCCCGAGGTCTCGCCTGCTGAAAAGGCTGAGATGCGGCGGGAGCTGGCCCGGCGCCTCAAGGTGGCACGGGAGATGCAGAGCCTGCGCGCCGATGCGCTGTACCGCCTGTCGCTGGCCCGGCACCTGCGGCACCGTGTCTTCTGGCTGCCGCACAACATGGACTTCCGCGGCCGGACCTATCCCTGCTCACCGCATTTCAACCACCTGGGCAGCGACCTGGCCCGCGCACTGCTGGAGTTCGCCCAGGGCCGCCCGCTCGGCCCGCACGGCCTCAACTGGCTCAAGATCCATCTGGTCAACCTCACGGGGCTCAAGAAGCGCGAGTCGCTGCAGGCACGCCGGGACTATGCGGACGAGCTGATGGAGGACATCCTGGACTCGGCGGACCGGCCCATGACG CCCGCTGCTTCCTGCAGGGCCGCAAGTGGTGGATGGAGGCGGATGAGCCCTGGCAAGCCCTGGCCTGCTGCATGGAGATCGCCCGGGCGGTGCGCGCCCCCGACCCCGCCGCCTACGTCTCCCACTTCCCAGTTCACCAG GACGGCTCCTGTAACGGCCTGCAGCACTACGCCGCCCTGGGCCGGGACAGCGTGGGGGCCGCCTCCGTCAACCTGTTGCCCTCGGACCTGCCGCAGGACGTGTACAGTGAGGTGGCTGCACAG GTGGAGGTGTTCCGCAGGCAGGACGCCGAACAGGGTGTGCAGGTGGCCCAGGTACTGGAGGGTTTCATCAGCCGCAAGGTGGTCAAGCAGACGGTGA